Genomic DNA from Campylobacter concisus:
AGTTTGCCATTTATTAGTGTTGTGCTTAGCACATTTGCACTAGCCTCTATTTGCTTGTATGGAGTGGTAATCTCACTTGCAAAGATAAAATTTAATAGACAAAAAATAAAAAACAAAGCTCTCATAAGGCCTCCATTTGAAGTGAATTTTTAAAGCAAACATCAAAGCACTCGCCGCAACTTACACAGTTTTGATTAACAATAGGACGAAAAACGCCAAGAAATTCGACTGCTTTAAATTTGCAAGCATCAAGGCAGTTATAGCAGATCGTATCGTTCCATGCTAGACAGCTAGAAACATCGATGCTAACTTTTGCATTTATACTCTTTGGTGAGTTTAAGCTTAATGTCTTCTTACCAAGACTCTCGCAAGCCTTTGCGCACTCTTCGCAAAAGTCACAGCCCAGCTTTTTAACTTTAAAAACTACCCTTTCATTTTCAAAGCTAAGAAGCTCTTTTTCACAAGCATTTACGCAGCTAGCATCGCATCCACCGCAGTCAAACTCTCCGCTAAAAAATGGCGGAGTTATAAATTTGGGAGCAGATTTTGCCCCCAAAATTTTACTAAAAAGCTCTCGCCTGCTTTGCATTATTTAACACCATCGTTTAAAACATCTAGCAAGTTTGACTTATGAGTGCCATTTTTATCTCTAAAATCAGGCTTAAATTTATTGCCAACGAGCTGCGTTACGCCGTTTTGTTGCTCAACGTGGCATGTTGTGCAGTTATATCTTTCATCATCAAGCTTGCCTGCAAGATCTTTTTTATTTCTGATGTCATAAAAGTGAGATGATGGTATCGGTGTTGCTCCACTATCTTTTGCAAACTCTGGCATATGGCAGGTTACGCACATATTCATATCTTTTGTGATAGGCACTAAACCCTCAGTATCGTGTGGGATAAATG
This window encodes:
- a CDS encoding nitrate reductase cytochrome c-type subunit; its protein translation is MKIKIMMLGGLCAAFFAACAFNNPSISDSQIGLRNIDLLDDKDVVLKDVNYTKEPAGMSKKFDRSFENAPPFIPHDTEGLVPITKDMNMCVTCHMPEFAKDSGATPIPSSHFYDIRNKKDLAGKLDDERYNCTTCHVEQQNGVTQLVGNKFKPDFRDKNGTHKSNLLDVLNDGVK
- a CDS encoding 4Fe-4S ferredoxin, coding for MQSRRELFSKILGAKSAPKFITPPFFSGEFDCGGCDASCVNACEKELLSFENERVVFKVKKLGCDFCEECAKACESLGKKTLSLNSPKSINAKVSIDVSSCLAWNDTICYNCLDACKFKAVEFLGVFRPIVNQNCVSCGECFDVCFKNSLQMEAL